Part of the Capsicum annuum cultivar UCD-10X-F1 chromosome 12, UCD10Xv1.1, whole genome shotgun sequence genome is shown below.
tcttgtgGTAGGCCCTGTCCCTggtaaaaaatatagtgaaataaCCTTCCCTATTCTTTCCCCGGACCCTGCTACTACGAAGGATGTTCACTTCTTAAAATATCCTATATACGTAGGCGGTAACAGGGGAAGGGGTCAGATTTATCCCGACGGCAGCAAGAGTAACAATACGGTTTATAATGCTACAGCAGCAGGTATAGTAAGCAAAATCATACGAAAAGAAAAAGGGGGATATGAGATAACCATAACGGATGCGTCGGAGGGACGTCAAGTGGTTGATATTATCCCTCCCGGACCAGAACTTCTTGTTTCCGAGGGCGAATCTATCAAATTTGATCAACCATTAACGAGTAATCCTAATATAGGCGGATTTGGTCAGGGAGATGCAGAAATAGTACTTCAAGATCCATTACGTGTCCAAGGACTTTTGTTCTTCTTGGCATCTGTTATTTTGGCACAAATCTTTTTGGTTCTTAAAAAGAAACAGTTCGAGAAGGTTCAATTGGCCGAAATGAATTTCTAGATTCGCAGATTTATCGATATCAAGTTCGTAAAAAGAACCAAATTCTTGTTGGCGATTATTTatgatcaaaaaaataaaaaaaaaattaaattctgaAAACTCCTTTGTCTTATTTATACTCTTCTTCAAAATCTACATACTATGTGGTACAAGGGATTCCCAGCATCTCGTAGAAAAAGAGTATGTAATGTAGAATTTAAAGAAGAGTATTTgactttcattattttgatttatatttttttattggagTAGTAGGACTATGTTACTATTGATAGATTTCACTGCCATAAGACATAAGACGTATCAATAGTTTTCTATTCTAAatagaaagaaagtaaaatttgtCTAAATACTAGACATAAGGAAGCGGGGGATAAATGCGTGGAAGAAAAAATCCTAGAAGGGATTATTTGTCTTCCCAGTCTTCGACACAAGAAAGGGGTGTAGAAAAATCCTTTTTTCTTGTGTCGAAACGAAAGAGTAATGATTCTTGATCCTGTTTGTTAAAAATTCCTAGTCTTGGTTTCGATTTTTCCAGATGTATCAGAAACCCGTTACCCTACGCCCCCTTTACGTATAATATATGGAGTGGTggacaaacaaaacaaaaaaagagaggaaattttattaattaaataaaacttctTCAATCAACTTATCTTATACAAATAGATACTATCATATAAAAAGAAGAGGTGGTCTGAATAAATCAATGaagtgaatttttaaaaaacatgatcagaaaaatgagaaaaatggagtttttgaaaagaaaaagaaatccattttattgtttcattttaTCATTTAGACGAAAAAAATAGTATGATTCTTAAGAACTCAACGGGCCCTTCCCCTTCGAATCAAACAAACAAGGAAGGGAATCCCGTTGAGTTCTTACGCTTTCATGTTGATAACTCAATTCATTCGATTACTACAGGGATGAACCCAATCCGGAATatgaaacataaaagaaaataccTATTAAACCGATTACAAGAATACCAGCTACAGTACCTATTATCCAAAGAGGAATCCTTCCAGTAGTATCGGCCATTTACCCCACTTCCCTCCAGATTTCATCAAGTGGTCATGCTAGAGACATAAACAGTCATGGATAATTAAATTATGAGATCCTTCCGAATGAGCTAAGAGAATCttatttattctctttctttttcttaattgAAGAAATAATTGGAAAATAAAACAGCAAGTACAAAAATGAGTAATAACCCCCAGTAGAGACTGGTACGattcaattcaacattttgtTCGTTCGGGTTTGATTGTGTCGTAGCTCTATAATTCGGATTAAGTTTATCGTTGGATGAACTGCATTGCTGATATTGATCCCAAAAAAAAGACGGTAGGTACAGCTAGGCCGTGAACAGCCAACCATCGTACTGTAAAAATTGGATAGGTTCGATCTATAGTCATTAGGGCCTCCTAAAACGATCTACTAAATTCATCGAGTTGTTCCAAAGGATCAAAACGGCCAGTTATTAATGGAATTCCTTGTCGGCTCTCTGTAAAATACTCGTTTGGCCGAGGGCTTCCAAACACATCGTAAGCTAAACCGGTGCTGACAAATAACCAACCCGCAATGAATAGGGAAGGTATAGTAATGCTATGAATGACCCAGTATCGAATACTGGTAATAATATCAGCAAACGAACGTTCTCCTGTGCTTCCAGACATGCTGAGCTCCACATATTCTT
Proteins encoded:
- the LOC107858750 gene encoding cytochrome f; this encodes MQTRNAFSWLKKQITRSISVSLMIYILTRTSISSAYPIFAQQGYENPREATGRIVCANCHLANKPVEIEVPQAVLPDTVFEAVVRIPYDMQLKQVLANGKKGGLNVGAVLILPEGFELAPPDRISPEMKERIGNLSFQSYRPNKKNILVVGPVPGKKYSEITFPILSPDPATTKDVHFLKYPIYVGGNRGRGQIYPDGSKSNNTVYNATAAGIVSKIIRKEKGGYEITITDASEGRQVVDIIPPGPELLVSEGESIKFDQPLTSNPNIGGFGQGDAEIVLQDPLRVQGLLFFLASVILAQIFLVLKKKQFEKVQLAEMNF